The proteins below are encoded in one region of Pseudonocardia sp. DSM 110487:
- a CDS encoding pyridoxamine 5'-phosphate oxidase family protein: MAPRTRPLAQTGPTTVQRTVEVSSPSVECDPLPGSAGEHALQCAYGTEARAHRFYAEQVRDRLLPTMVAFVQRMEMVFVASADARGECDASLRAGPPGFIRVLDARTLAYPEYRGNGVHASLGNLSENGHLGLLMVDFVQDLIGLHVNGTARIAEAAEFEAVYPPVAADEEHGRRAERWVVVGVEEAYVHCRKHIPRMTRVHEKREWGTDDPGRKGGDYFRAKETPRWRPRPNAGRRRFPSTTHLGGGSARLLRPR, translated from the coding sequence GTGGCTCCCCGCACTCGACCTCTCGCCCAGACCGGCCCGACGACCGTCCAGCGCACGGTGGAGGTGTCGTCGCCGTCCGTCGAGTGCGATCCGTTGCCCGGGTCGGCGGGTGAGCACGCCCTCCAGTGCGCTTACGGCACGGAAGCGCGCGCTCACCGCTTCTATGCCGAGCAGGTCAGGGATCGACTGCTGCCGACCATGGTGGCGTTCGTCCAGCGGATGGAGATGGTGTTCGTGGCCTCGGCGGATGCGCGTGGTGAGTGCGACGCGTCGCTGCGCGCCGGGCCTCCCGGGTTCATCCGCGTGCTCGACGCCCGCACGCTCGCGTACCCGGAGTACCGCGGCAACGGCGTGCACGCGAGCCTCGGCAACCTCTCGGAGAACGGGCACCTCGGCCTGTTGATGGTGGACTTCGTCCAGGACCTCATCGGCCTGCACGTCAACGGCACGGCCCGGATCGCGGAGGCGGCGGAGTTCGAGGCGGTGTACCCGCCGGTCGCAGCCGACGAGGAGCACGGAAGGCGGGCCGAGCGGTGGGTCGTCGTCGGGGTCGAGGAGGCCTACGTCCACTGCCGCAAGCACATCCCGCGGATGACGCGCGTGCACGAGAAGCGCGAGTGGGGCACCGACGACCCCGGACGCAAGGGCGGCGACTACTTCCGGGCGAAGGAGACACCACGGTGGCGTCCGCGCCCGAACGCGGGCCGCAGGCGGTTCCCGAGCACCACGCACCTCGGGGGCGGAAGCGCGCGGCTGCTGCGGCCGCGCTGA
- a CDS encoding TauD/TfdA family dioxygenase has protein sequence MATREVSGRRLGLVRPDLKEALGAVGVVPARAGVPQSRAVFERDGVVIVPNTPTEPDELVIAAGRTLGGRLRALTGIRPQGGTDSPALGLHSDGANVVVEVHGRRVLMREPDEDYLYMLCSSPAPSGGDSVLIDGYALVDRLGEAAPELHAFLTRCDVDYFGGWRTPARGVPATPLVRRLVEWTRGGRRVVRASDYAAPVPREPRWDEHMVFLDEYADVLATAFDCAPRFRLEAGDLMAVDNYRFLHGRDAFRGTRELHVLAVRSADAW, from the coding sequence GTGGCGACCAGAGAGGTGAGTGGCCGCAGGCTGGGCCTCGTTCGGCCCGATCTGAAGGAGGCGCTCGGCGCGGTCGGTGTCGTGCCGGCACGGGCCGGCGTGCCGCAGAGCCGCGCCGTGTTCGAGCGGGACGGCGTGGTGATCGTGCCGAACACGCCGACCGAGCCCGACGAGCTGGTGATCGCCGCCGGCCGGACCCTCGGTGGCAGGCTGCGAGCGCTGACGGGCATCCGTCCCCAGGGCGGCACCGACAGCCCGGCGCTCGGACTGCACTCGGACGGCGCCAACGTGGTGGTCGAGGTCCACGGCCGCCGCGTGCTCATGCGGGAGCCGGACGAGGACTACCTCTACATGCTCTGCTCGTCCCCCGCGCCGTCCGGTGGCGACTCGGTGCTGATCGACGGGTACGCCCTCGTCGACCGGCTCGGCGAGGCCGCACCGGAGCTGCACGCGTTCCTCACCCGATGCGACGTCGACTACTTCGGCGGATGGCGCACGCCGGCCCGGGGGGTGCCGGCGACGCCGCTCGTCCGCAGGCTCGTCGAGTGGACCCGCGGCGGCAGGCGCGTCGTGCGGGCGAGCGACTACGCCGCCCCGGTGCCCCGCGAACCGCGCTGGGACGAGCACATGGTCTTCCTCGACGAGTACGCCGACGTGCTCGCCACCGCGTTCGACTGCGCCCCGCGTTTCCGCCTCGAGGCGGGCGACCTCATGGCGGTGGACAACTACCGCTTCCTGCACGGTCGCGACGCGTTCCGCGGAACGCGGGAGCTACACGTCCTCGCCGTCCGTTCTGCGGACGCCTGGTAG
- a CDS encoding 26S protease regulatory subunit, giving the protein MSDDVLLTSLLTAVDAAPDDVPLRLHVAGLLAERGRPADALQHCSQALARDPGNAEALAMLQRLTTAMAPPPPAPHHPEPQHPEPQRLQGFDWTQAEDEVAGIAEPVPADDDAPSPVVEDIEQPGTRLADVGGMQQVKERLELAFLGPMRNPQLAKAFGKSLSGGLLLYGPPGCGKTFIARAVAGELGASFFAVGISDVLDMYTGQSERNLARIFAEARRRAPCVLFFDELDALGQKRSHLAHSTSMRNTVNQLLSEMDSVTADNDGVFVLGATNHPWDIDSALRRPGRFDRMVLVLPPDAPARAAILHYHLRDRPVADVSLDRIVKLTEHFSGADLAHVCTTAAERALALSMRDGRLHALTTKDLEAAVKEIRPSTGPWFATARNVVAFANTDGEYDDLSAYLRKNKKL; this is encoded by the coding sequence ATGTCTGACGACGTACTCCTCACCAGTCTGCTCACCGCGGTCGACGCCGCTCCCGACGACGTCCCGTTGCGGCTGCACGTGGCGGGCCTCCTCGCCGAACGCGGCCGGCCGGCCGACGCGCTGCAGCACTGCAGCCAGGCGCTCGCCCGCGACCCGGGCAACGCCGAAGCGCTCGCCATGCTGCAGCGGCTCACGACCGCGATGGCCCCGCCGCCTCCCGCCCCGCACCATCCCGAGCCCCAGCATCCCGAACCACAGCGGCTGCAGGGGTTCGACTGGACACAGGCCGAGGACGAGGTGGCCGGCATCGCGGAACCCGTCCCCGCGGACGACGACGCCCCATCCCCTGTGGTCGAGGACATCGAGCAGCCGGGCACCCGCCTTGCCGACGTCGGCGGCATGCAGCAGGTCAAGGAGCGCCTCGAGCTCGCCTTCCTCGGCCCCATGCGCAACCCGCAGCTCGCCAAGGCGTTCGGCAAGAGCCTGAGCGGCGGCCTCCTGCTCTACGGCCCACCCGGATGCGGCAAGACGTTCATCGCCCGGGCGGTGGCGGGCGAGCTCGGGGCGAGCTTCTTCGCCGTCGGGATCTCCGACGTCCTCGACATGTACACGGGGCAGAGCGAACGCAACCTCGCCCGGATCTTCGCCGAGGCCCGCCGTCGCGCCCCCTGCGTGCTGTTCTTCGACGAGCTCGACGCGCTCGGCCAGAAGCGCTCCCACCTCGCGCACTCCACCAGCATGCGCAACACCGTCAACCAGCTGCTCTCCGAGATGGACTCCGTCACGGCCGACAACGACGGCGTGTTCGTGCTCGGCGCCACCAACCACCCGTGGGACATCGACAGCGCGCTGCGCCGGCCCGGCCGGTTCGACCGCATGGTGCTCGTGCTCCCGCCCGACGCGCCCGCCCGCGCCGCGATCCTGCACTACCACCTGCGGGATCGGCCGGTGGCGGACGTGAGCCTCGACCGGATCGTCAAGCTCACCGAGCACTTCTCCGGCGCCGATCTCGCGCACGTCTGCACCACGGCCGCCGAGCGCGCGCTCGCACTGTCGATGCGCGACGGCCGGCTGCACGCGCTCACCACGAAGGACCTCGAGGCGGCCGTCAAGGAGATCCGCCCGAGCACGGGGCCGTGGTTCGCCACCGCCCGCAACGTGGTGGCGTTCGCCAACACCGACGGCGAGTACGACGACCTGTCGGCGTACCTGCGAAAGAACAAGAAGCTTTGA
- the clpB gene encoding ATP-dependent chaperone ClpB: MDSFNPTTKTQQAISAAAQAAALAGNPDVGPTHLLGALLAQTDGIAAPLLAAVGADAAAVRGELTQLGNRLPSASGSTVSAPQLSREALAAINAAQQLATEMGDEYVSTEHLLVGLASARSQVADLLRRHGATPDALREAFAKVRGSSRVTSPDPEGTYQALDKYGVDLTERARKGELDPVIGRDTEIRRVVQVLSRRTKNNPVLIGEPGVGKTAIVEGLAQRIVAGDVPESLRGKRVVALDLGAMVAGAKYRGEFEERLKAVLKEITDSAGQVITFIDELHTIVGAGATGEGAMDAGNMIKPMLARGELRMVGATTLDEYRQRIEKDPALERRFQQVLVGEPSVEDTVGILRGLKERYEVHHGVRITDAALVAAASLSDRYITARFLPDKAIDLVDEAASRLRMEIDSRPVEIDSVERAVRRLEIEEMALEKESDAASVERLAVLRGELAEQREKLSALTARWQNEKHAIESVRELKEQLEGLRGESERAERDGDLGKAAELRYGRIPALEKKLAEATAVTAPEADVMLKEEVGPDDVADVVSAWTGIPAGRLLEGETAKLLRMEDDLGRRVVGQAEAVRAVSDAVRRARAGISDENRPTGSFLFLGPTGVGKTELAKALAEFLFDDERAMIRIDMSEYSEKHSVARLVGAPPGYVGYDQGGQLTEAVRRRPYSVVLFDEVEKAHSDVFDTLLQVLDDGRLTDGQGRTVDFRNTILVLTSNLGSQAIADPALDDRGRKDAVMTIVRQHFKPEFLNRLDDVVVFHALSTEELTAIVDIQLDRLRERLAKRRLSLEVTDAGREWLAMNGFDPVYGARPLRRLVQSSIGDQLARELLGGEIREGDMVRVDLDPMAEGGTGALIVGRGLPVTMI; the protein is encoded by the coding sequence ATGGATTCCTTCAACCCCACCACCAAGACGCAGCAGGCCATCTCGGCCGCGGCGCAGGCGGCGGCCCTCGCCGGCAACCCGGACGTGGGGCCCACGCACCTGCTCGGCGCGCTGCTGGCCCAGACCGACGGTATCGCGGCGCCGTTGCTCGCCGCGGTAGGCGCTGACGCGGCCGCCGTGCGCGGTGAGCTCACCCAGCTCGGCAACCGGCTGCCGTCGGCGTCGGGGTCCACGGTGAGCGCGCCGCAGCTGTCCCGCGAGGCGCTCGCCGCGATCAACGCTGCTCAGCAGCTCGCCACGGAGATGGGCGACGAGTACGTCTCCACGGAGCACCTGCTGGTCGGGCTCGCGTCCGCCCGTAGCCAGGTCGCCGACCTGCTGCGCCGCCACGGTGCCACGCCCGACGCCCTGAGGGAGGCCTTCGCGAAGGTTCGCGGGTCGAGCCGGGTCACCAGCCCTGACCCGGAGGGCACCTACCAGGCACTCGACAAGTACGGCGTCGACCTCACCGAGCGGGCGCGCAAGGGCGAGCTCGACCCGGTGATCGGGCGCGACACCGAGATCCGCCGGGTCGTGCAGGTGCTGTCGCGGCGCACCAAGAACAACCCGGTCCTGATCGGCGAGCCCGGTGTCGGCAAGACCGCCATCGTCGAGGGACTCGCCCAGCGCATCGTGGCCGGTGATGTGCCGGAGTCGCTGCGCGGCAAGCGGGTGGTGGCGCTCGACCTCGGCGCCATGGTCGCGGGCGCGAAGTACCGCGGCGAGTTCGAGGAGCGGCTCAAGGCCGTGCTCAAGGAGATCACCGACAGCGCCGGTCAGGTCATCACCTTCATCGACGAGCTACACACGATCGTCGGCGCCGGCGCCACCGGCGAGGGCGCGATGGACGCCGGCAACATGATCAAGCCGATGCTCGCACGCGGCGAGCTGCGGATGGTCGGCGCCACCACGCTCGACGAGTACCGCCAGCGCATCGAGAAGGACCCCGCACTGGAGCGCCGGTTCCAGCAGGTGCTGGTCGGCGAGCCGTCCGTCGAGGACACGGTCGGCATCCTGCGCGGGCTCAAGGAGCGCTACGAGGTGCACCACGGCGTCCGGATCACCGACGCCGCGCTCGTGGCCGCCGCCTCGCTGTCCGACCGCTACATCACCGCCCGGTTCCTGCCGGACAAGGCGATCGACCTCGTCGACGAGGCCGCGTCCCGGCTCCGGATGGAGATCGACTCCCGGCCGGTCGAGATCGACAGCGTCGAGCGCGCCGTGCGCAGGCTGGAGATCGAGGAGATGGCGCTGGAGAAGGAGTCCGACGCCGCGTCCGTCGAGCGGCTGGCCGTGCTGCGCGGGGAGCTGGCCGAGCAGCGCGAGAAGCTGTCGGCGCTCACGGCCCGCTGGCAGAACGAGAAGCACGCCATCGAGTCCGTGCGGGAGCTGAAGGAGCAGCTGGAGGGGCTGCGCGGGGAGTCGGAGCGCGCCGAGCGCGACGGCGACCTCGGCAAGGCCGCCGAGCTGCGCTACGGACGCATCCCGGCGCTCGAGAAGAAGCTGGCCGAGGCCACGGCCGTCACCGCGCCCGAAGCAGACGTGATGCTCAAGGAGGAGGTCGGCCCGGACGACGTCGCCGACGTCGTGTCCGCGTGGACCGGCATCCCCGCAGGGCGGCTGCTCGAGGGTGAGACCGCCAAGCTGCTGCGCATGGAGGACGATCTCGGCAGGCGGGTGGTCGGCCAGGCCGAGGCAGTTCGCGCGGTGTCCGACGCCGTACGGAGGGCCCGCGCCGGTATCTCGGACGAGAACCGGCCCACCGGGTCGTTCCTGTTCCTCGGCCCCACCGGCGTCGGCAAGACGGAGCTGGCCAAGGCGCTCGCCGAATTCCTGTTCGACGACGAGCGGGCCATGATCCGCATCGACATGAGCGAGTACTCCGAGAAGCATTCGGTGGCCCGGCTCGTCGGTGCCCCGCCCGGCTACGTCGGCTACGACCAGGGCGGCCAGCTCACCGAGGCGGTGCGCAGGCGCCCGTACTCGGTGGTGCTGTTCGACGAGGTCGAGAAGGCGCACTCGGACGTGTTCGACACGCTTCTGCAGGTGCTCGACGACGGCCGGCTCACCGACGGGCAGGGGCGCACGGTCGACTTCCGCAACACGATCCTCGTGCTCACCTCGAACCTGGGCTCGCAGGCCATCGCCGACCCGGCGCTCGACGACCGCGGCCGCAAGGACGCCGTCATGACGATCGTCCGGCAGCACTTCAAGCCGGAGTTCCTGAACCGGCTCGACGACGTCGTGGTCTTCCACGCGCTGTCCACGGAGGAGCTCACCGCGATCGTCGACATCCAGCTCGACCGGCTGCGCGAGCGGCTGGCGAAGCGCAGGCTCAGCCTGGAGGTCACCGACGCGGGGCGGGAGTGGCTGGCGATGAACGGCTTCGACCCGGTCTACGGGGCGCGGCCGCTGCGCAGGCTGGTCCAGTCCTCGATCGGTGACCAGCTGGCCAGGGAGCTGCTGGGCGGGGAGATCCGCGAGGGCGACATGGTGCGCGTCGACCTCGACCCCATGGCGGAGGGCGGCACCGGTGCGTTGATCGTGGGACGGGGTCTTCCGGTAACCATGATCTAG
- a CDS encoding tetratricopeptide repeat protein, with protein sequence MSSAALERAENLRLLGRLDDAERTLREALTAAPNEPGLLSELAWVLDLADRQAEGLAAAEAAIALDPQEARHHQIRASLLSGLKRHDEAVQAALTARSLRPHEPKIARTCARVLSAAGRLPEAYEAARHAVALDPESATAHLMVADIADDLRDRHTARRAYEEALRLDPQNALARHDLAVLDVNTGHPMRGLRGLVEAGGIDPTMPIVLRTIAVVLWKLSWRLRMLFVPATIACVVASGAEPGDATWSARVTAAVSLLAIGLLTWWTVRDLPAATRPAVLASLRTDGPLRLTYLGMAACVLLFLAVAVTGVGVFAGFVWLVLGMLGLLALVVGAMRRLRGR encoded by the coding sequence GTGAGTTCTGCGGCCCTGGAGCGCGCCGAGAACCTGCGCCTGCTCGGACGGCTCGACGATGCGGAACGGACCCTCCGTGAGGCGCTGACCGCCGCTCCGAACGAGCCCGGGTTGCTGAGCGAGCTGGCGTGGGTGCTCGATCTCGCCGACCGGCAGGCGGAGGGGCTCGCGGCCGCGGAGGCGGCGATCGCCCTCGATCCCCAGGAGGCCCGCCACCACCAGATCAGGGCCTCGCTGCTCTCCGGACTGAAACGCCACGACGAGGCCGTGCAGGCCGCGCTCACGGCGCGGTCGCTCCGGCCCCACGAGCCCAAGATCGCGCGAACCTGCGCGCGCGTGCTCTCCGCCGCCGGCAGGCTGCCCGAGGCGTACGAGGCCGCGCGGCACGCCGTGGCCCTCGACCCGGAGTCGGCGACCGCGCACCTCATGGTCGCCGACATCGCCGACGACCTCCGCGACCGGCACACCGCCCGCCGGGCCTACGAGGAGGCACTGCGGCTGGACCCGCAGAACGCACTGGCCCGCCACGACCTGGCCGTACTCGACGTCAACACCGGCCACCCGATGCGCGGGCTCCGCGGCCTCGTCGAGGCCGGCGGGATCGATCCCACGATGCCGATCGTGCTGCGGACCATCGCGGTCGTGCTCTGGAAGCTGTCGTGGCGGCTGCGGATGCTGTTCGTCCCGGCGACGATCGCCTGCGTGGTTGCCTCGGGCGCCGAGCCGGGCGACGCGACGTGGTCGGCCCGGGTCACCGCCGCCGTCTCGCTCTTGGCGATCGGGCTGCTGACCTGGTGGACCGTGCGCGACCTGCCCGCAGCGACCCGGCCCGCGGTGCTGGCCTCCCTGCGCACCGACGGCCCGCTGCGCCTCACCTATCTCGGGATGGCCGCGTGCGTGCTCCTCTTCCTCGCGGTGGCGGTCACGGGTGTCGGCGTCTTCGCCGGGTTCGTGTGGCTGGTGCTCGGCATGCTCGGGCTGCTGGCGCTGGTCGTCGGGGCGATGCGCAGGTTGCGCGGGCGCTGA
- a CDS encoding ABC transporter permease: protein MITRRLVALPAVVLAASVLIFLLPRLAGVDAVRAVLRSRVAEAEPDPMAAARVAAELGLDRPLPEQFLRWFWHVLTGDLGLSYATRTPVAPQLASALGVSAVLAVLALVLAAVIGIPAGVHAARRPRGLVDRIVTVTSVLGVAVPEFILAPVLVLLLAVAIPLLPALGWGSPAQAVLPALTLAAFPAALAAQLTRAETADVLSRPHVVLARAKGLAAGAVLWRHGARLALTAVASLSGLFFAGLLSGAVVVEVVFAVPGLGRLLYDAVIGQDLPMVQAGLLAVVVIAVLAALAAEMLQLALDPVARAAAQR from the coding sequence ATGATCACCCGGCGGCTCGTGGCGTTGCCCGCGGTCGTCCTCGCGGCATCCGTACTGATCTTCCTGCTGCCCCGGCTGGCCGGCGTGGACGCCGTCCGTGCCGTGCTGCGAAGCCGGGTGGCGGAGGCCGAGCCCGACCCGATGGCGGCCGCGCGCGTGGCCGCCGAACTCGGGCTGGACCGGCCGCTCCCTGAGCAGTTCCTCCGCTGGTTCTGGCACGTTCTCACCGGTGACCTCGGACTGTCGTACGCGACCCGGACGCCGGTCGCCCCGCAACTCGCGTCTGCGCTCGGCGTGTCGGCGGTGCTGGCGGTGCTGGCGCTCGTGCTCGCTGCGGTGATCGGGATCCCGGCGGGTGTGCACGCTGCCCGCCGCCCGCGAGGGCTGGTGGACCGGATCGTGACGGTGACGTCGGTGCTGGGGGTCGCCGTGCCCGAGTTCATCCTCGCGCCGGTGCTGGTCCTGCTGCTCGCGGTGGCGATCCCGCTGCTGCCGGCGCTGGGGTGGGGCAGCCCGGCACAGGCCGTACTCCCCGCGCTGACGCTCGCGGCGTTCCCGGCCGCGCTCGCCGCCCAGCTCACCCGCGCCGAGACGGCCGACGTGCTGTCCCGCCCGCATGTGGTGCTGGCGCGGGCGAAGGGCCTCGCCGCCGGCGCCGTGCTGTGGCGCCACGGGGCCCGGCTGGCGCTCACCGCGGTGGCGTCGCTCTCCGGGTTGTTCTTCGCGGGCCTGCTCAGCGGGGCCGTCGTCGTCGAGGTCGTGTTCGCGGTGCCGGGGCTGGGCCGGTTGCTCTACGACGCGGTGATCGGCCAGGACCTGCCGATGGTCCAGGCCGGGCTGCTCGCCGTCGTGGTGATCGCGGTGCTGGCCGCGCTGGCGGCCGAGATGCTGCAGCTGGCGCTCGACCCGGTCGCAAGGGCGGCGGCGCAGCGATGA
- a CDS encoding SDR family oxidoreductase has translation MPTALITGATSGIGAAFAARLARDGRDLVLVARDGERLEAAASGHREHGVSADVLVADLSTADGRDRVVARLTDPDAPVDLLVNNAGATQRHRFLEADPAALLAQHDLNVTAVLQLTRAALPGMVERGRGAVVNVSSMLGFATGSSSTYVAEKAWVTVFTEGLAGTLAGTGVRALVLCPGFVRTEFHERAGLEMGEPKGLMWLDAERVVEECLADLARGKVVSVPSPQYKAIAAWMDLMPRPVLRRLFAVGERRRNR, from the coding sequence GTGCCCACCGCGCTGATCACAGGGGCGACGTCGGGGATCGGTGCGGCGTTCGCCGCCCGGCTCGCCCGGGACGGCCGTGACCTCGTGCTCGTCGCTCGTGACGGCGAGCGGCTCGAGGCGGCTGCCTCCGGGCACCGCGAGCACGGGGTGTCGGCGGACGTGCTGGTGGCCGACCTCAGCACGGCAGACGGCCGGGACCGGGTCGTGGCGCGGTTGACCGATCCCGATGCACCCGTGGACCTGCTCGTCAACAACGCGGGCGCCACGCAGCGTCATCGGTTCCTGGAGGCCGACCCCGCCGCACTGCTGGCCCAGCACGATCTGAACGTCACCGCCGTGCTGCAGCTGACGCGGGCCGCCCTGCCCGGCATGGTGGAGCGCGGGCGCGGGGCCGTGGTGAACGTGTCGAGCATGCTCGGGTTCGCCACGGGGAGCAGCTCCACCTACGTCGCGGAGAAGGCCTGGGTCACGGTCTTCACCGAAGGTCTCGCGGGCACGCTCGCCGGCACCGGTGTACGGGCACTCGTGCTGTGCCCCGGCTTCGTGCGCACCGAGTTCCACGAGCGCGCCGGCCTCGAGATGGGCGAGCCGAAGGGCCTGATGTGGCTGGACGCGGAACGCGTCGTCGAGGAGTGCCTCGCCGACCTGGCGAGGGGGAAGGTGGTGTCCGTGCCGAGCCCGCAGTACAAGGCGATCGCCGCGTGGATGGATCTGATGCCGCGGCCGGTGTTGCGCCGGCTGTTCGCGGTGGGCGAGCGGCGGAGGAATCGATGA
- the pyrE gene encoding orotate phosphoribosyltransferase: MSADTEREQLAALVRELGVVHERVTLSSGAEADYYVDLRRVTLEHRAAPLVGRLLRVLTADWEYSAVGGLTLGADPVADAVLHAAAAERAISPETPPVDAFVVRKSTKQHGMQRLIEGPDVAGRRVLVVEDTSTTGASVLTAVRAVRDAGAEVAGVVTVVDRDTGAREAIEAEGVPYRALLGLADIGLA, encoded by the coding sequence ATGAGCGCGGACACCGAGCGCGAACAGCTGGCGGCGCTGGTCCGCGAGCTGGGGGTCGTGCACGAGCGGGTCACGCTGTCGTCCGGCGCGGAGGCCGACTACTACGTGGACCTGCGCCGGGTCACGCTCGAGCACCGGGCCGCCCCGCTCGTCGGGAGGCTGCTGCGCGTGCTCACCGCCGACTGGGAGTACTCCGCCGTCGGCGGGCTCACCCTCGGCGCCGACCCGGTCGCCGACGCCGTGCTGCACGCCGCGGCCGCCGAGCGCGCCATCTCGCCCGAGACGCCGCCGGTGGATGCGTTCGTCGTCCGCAAGTCGACGAAGCAGCACGGGATGCAGCGGCTCATCGAGGGACCGGACGTCGCAGGCCGCCGGGTGCTCGTCGTGGAGGACACCTCGACGACCGGTGCCTCCGTGCTCACCGCAGTTCGTGCGGTGCGGGACGCCGGAGCCGAGGTAGCCGGCGTCGTGACCGTCGTGGACCGCGACACCGGCGCCCGCGAGGCCATCGAGGCCGAGGGCGTGCCCTACCGGGCGCTGCTCGGGCTTGCCGACATCGGCCTCGCCTGA
- a CDS encoding ABC transporter permease, which translates to MKRVWVVLVVAGAAIAWLLPLDPVATDLTDRFAAPSFAHPLGTDHLGRDVFARLADGAWISVGLTAIALAVCAVLGTAAGLLSGYGGGVAAGFVQRGVDVLAAIPTIIVGLVIAAVREPGTATLLLAVLVTGWSPFARLAHHLTLRERAREYVEGAVAIGAGPVRIAVRHVLPNALRPLVAHACMRFANVLLSIAGLSFLGLGVQPPTPEWGVMLAEGRQFMFLAPQLVLVPAAAIVVAATCVTVLGRRLERRWDST; encoded by the coding sequence ATGAAGCGGGTGTGGGTCGTTCTCGTGGTGGCCGGGGCCGCGATCGCGTGGCTCCTTCCGCTGGACCCGGTGGCGACCGACCTCACCGACCGCTTTGCGGCCCCGTCGTTCGCCCATCCGCTGGGCACCGACCACCTCGGCCGGGACGTGTTCGCCCGGCTGGCCGACGGCGCGTGGATCTCGGTCGGGCTCACGGCCATCGCCCTGGCCGTCTGCGCGGTGCTGGGCACGGCCGCGGGGTTGCTGTCCGGATACGGAGGCGGTGTGGCGGCCGGGTTCGTGCAACGGGGTGTCGACGTCCTCGCCGCCATCCCCACGATCATCGTCGGGCTGGTCATCGCGGCCGTGCGCGAGCCGGGCACCGCCACGCTGCTGCTCGCCGTTCTGGTCACCGGGTGGTCGCCCTTCGCGCGGCTCGCGCACCACCTCACCCTGCGCGAGCGCGCGAGGGAGTACGTCGAAGGCGCGGTGGCGATCGGTGCCGGACCGGTCCGCATCGCGGTGCGGCACGTCCTGCCGAACGCGCTGCGCCCCCTCGTGGCCCACGCCTGCATGCGGTTCGCCAACGTCCTGCTGTCGATCGCAGGCCTGTCGTTCCTCGGCCTCGGCGTCCAGCCTCCGACGCCCGAGTGGGGGGTGATGCTGGCCGAGGGGCGGCAGTTCATGTTCCTCGCCCCGCAGCTGGTGCTGGTGCCGGCCGCGGCGATCGTGGTCGCAGCGACGTGCGTCACCGTGCTCGGGCGCCGGTTGGAGCGCCGCTGGGACAGCACATAA
- a CDS encoding globin domain-containing protein: MTAEQLLTDLPSIGEPRGEEHGLAQLIRDSWAEVEPHAEEMGRLFYATLFQNAPESRDLFPVNMEVQRSRLMRALVHVVQMVDQPDELVPFLEQLGRDHRKFGVVAQHYEAVGNALITAIATTAGPAWTPSVRDAWTDAYAVVSEAMRTAAQAERGPASWLGRVVGHERLGWDLALITVQASEPIPYRAGQYVSIETPQRPRLWRYLSPANAPREDGILEFHVRAVDGGWVSRAIVAHSRIGDTWRIGPPMGRMHVDPTTGRDLLMISGGTGLAPLKALLEDIAERPEQPRTQVFVGGRTWDDLYDFTSLRKFSYSNTWLDVIPVVEEDEGSSGAEHGTLADVVTRYGAWVDHDVLVCGSPAMIRSTVSRMLVAGTPLDRIKYDPFTMD; the protein is encoded by the coding sequence ATGACCGCTGAACAGTTGCTCACCGATCTGCCCAGCATCGGTGAGCCGCGCGGCGAAGAGCACGGGCTGGCGCAGCTCATCAGGGACAGCTGGGCCGAGGTCGAGCCGCACGCCGAGGAGATGGGGCGCCTCTTCTACGCCACCCTGTTCCAGAACGCGCCGGAGAGCCGCGACCTGTTCCCCGTCAACATGGAGGTGCAGCGCAGCCGCCTCATGCGCGCGCTCGTGCACGTCGTGCAGATGGTCGACCAGCCCGACGAGCTCGTGCCCTTCCTCGAGCAGCTCGGGCGCGACCACCGCAAGTTCGGCGTGGTCGCCCAGCACTACGAGGCCGTCGGGAACGCGCTGATCACCGCGATCGCCACCACCGCGGGCCCGGCCTGGACACCCTCCGTGCGCGACGCGTGGACCGACGCCTACGCCGTGGTGTCCGAGGCCATGCGCACCGCGGCCCAGGCCGAGCGCGGGCCCGCGTCATGGCTCGGCCGGGTGGTCGGGCACGAGCGTCTCGGCTGGGACCTCGCCCTCATCACCGTCCAGGCGAGCGAGCCGATCCCGTACCGCGCGGGCCAGTACGTGAGCATCGAGACCCCGCAGCGCCCGCGGCTGTGGCGCTACCTCTCGCCCGCCAACGCCCCCCGTGAGGACGGCATCCTCGAGTTCCACGTTCGCGCCGTCGACGGCGGCTGGGTGAGCCGGGCCATCGTCGCCCACTCCCGCATCGGCGACACCTGGCGCATCGGCCCCCCGATGGGACGCATGCACGTCGACCCCACCACAGGGCGTGACCTGCTGATGATCAGCGGCGGCACCGGCCTGGCCCCCCTCAAGGCCCTGCTCGAGGACATCGCGGAGCGGCCGGAGCAACCCCGCACCCAGGTGTTCGTCGGCGGCCGCACATGGGACGACCTCTACGACTTCACCAGCCTCCGCAAGTTCTCCTACAGCAACACATGGCTGGACGTCATCCCCGTCGTGGAGGAGGACGAGGGCTCATCAGGGGCCGAGCACGGCACCCTCGCCGACGTCGTCACCCGGTACGGGGCGTGGGTCGACCACGACGTCCTGGTCTGCGGCTCGCCCGCCATGATCCGTTCCACGGTCTCCCGGATGCTGGTCGCAGGCACGCCGCTGGACCGGATCAAGTACGACCCGTTCACGATGGACTGA